Proteins from a genomic interval of Sinobacterium norvegicum:
- a CDS encoding phosphotransferase family protein produces the protein MSTQDKVNETVRPTPTMDNPESIRLALQDWMSQQLATEVVIAELHVPEGTGMSNVTLLFDAVANGQGESYVARIQPQGEGLAFPSYDLKMQCVMMQAVAESCAAPMPNIIGEESDAGVLGMPFYIMTKTCGIIPPDLPPYHMDGWLKETTAENRNRVWMAGIDEMAKVNTLDITQPLMAAAIASESFPKSLTEQIQYWDDYYAWGYGNHVNASCEQALAWLKDNQPEEQVRALCWGDSRMANVIFKEDMSGVAALIDWEMLALGDPLQDIAWWIYMDELMSTGIGVERIEGIPDRLQSAQRWADKTGLSIDNLHYYLIFAAMRFALILGRMSIAGGNAENTGGGFEAVYLQGLLDQLPKQ, from the coding sequence GTGAGTACGCAAGATAAAGTCAATGAAACGGTAAGACCGACGCCAACAATGGATAATCCCGAGAGTATTCGTCTGGCGTTACAGGATTGGATGTCACAACAGTTGGCCACTGAGGTCGTGATTGCCGAACTCCATGTTCCCGAGGGCACCGGCATGTCGAATGTGACGCTGCTGTTTGATGCCGTGGCCAATGGCCAGGGGGAAAGTTATGTCGCCAGAATCCAGCCCCAAGGTGAGGGGCTGGCGTTTCCCAGTTACGATTTAAAAATGCAGTGTGTGATGATGCAGGCAGTGGCCGAAAGCTGCGCCGCACCGATGCCCAATATCATCGGCGAGGAGAGCGATGCCGGCGTATTGGGTATGCCGTTTTATATTATGACCAAGACCTGCGGTATTATCCCGCCCGACCTGCCGCCTTATCATATGGACGGTTGGCTGAAGGAGACGACGGCGGAGAATCGCAATCGTGTATGGATGGCAGGTATCGACGAGATGGCCAAGGTGAATACCCTGGATATAACCCAGCCGTTGATGGCGGCGGCGATTGCCTCGGAGTCGTTCCCTAAATCACTGACCGAGCAGATACAATATTGGGATGACTACTACGCTTGGGGTTATGGTAATCATGTCAATGCCAGCTGTGAACAGGCGCTGGCTTGGCTGAAGGACAATCAGCCAGAGGAGCAGGTGAGGGCACTGTGTTGGGGGGACTCGCGCATGGCCAACGTGATTTTCAAAGAAGATATGAGTGGTGTGGCGGCGTTGATCGACTGGGAGATGTTAGCCCTGGGTGATCCGTTACAGGACATTGCCTGGTGGATTTATATGGATGAGCTAATGAGTACCGGCATCGGTGTCGAGCGTATAGAGGGGATTCCCGACCGCTTGCAGTCGGCACAACGTTGGGCCGACAAGACCGGTTTGAGCATCGATAATCTTCATTACTATTTGATCTTTGCCGCCATGCGATTCGCGCTGATTTTAGGGCGTATGTCGATTGCCGGTGGCAATGCAGAAAACACAGGGGGAGGCTTCGAGGCAGTCTATCTGCAGGGGCTGCTCGACCAGTTGCCGAAGCAGTAA
- a CDS encoding TetR/AcrR family transcriptional regulator: MRTIAMADAATPTRSGRPKGSNKEQTLARLMPAARKLFAEQGYSQTTFKDVGKAMGMSHAALYAYFPSKLALYIACVVDTQQILLPRYMEAIVSAESLKQAITSILMASAEAHDSDSTITGLLAAVPIEMRRHPELTEPLVEENNAILTALTTMLTDAQLTGELASDADPMDMFNAVLGSGVGVALFQYGLQAGSLKNSMRVLVEILENQFFAQQE, translated from the coding sequence TTGAGAACTATTGCTATGGCCGACGCCGCCACCCCCACACGATCTGGCCGCCCCAAGGGCAGCAACAAAGAACAAACCCTGGCCCGGCTGATGCCGGCAGCACGCAAGCTGTTTGCAGAACAGGGATACAGCCAAACCACCTTTAAGGATGTCGGCAAGGCAATGGGCATGAGTCATGCGGCGCTGTACGCTTACTTCCCTTCGAAGTTAGCCCTATACATCGCCTGCGTGGTCGACACCCAGCAGATTTTATTACCCCGCTATATGGAAGCCATCGTCTCGGCCGAGTCGTTGAAACAGGCCATTACCTCGATCTTAATGGCGTCGGCAGAGGCCCACGACAGCGACAGTACTATTACCGGCTTACTGGCCGCCGTACCGATAGAGATGCGTCGCCATCCAGAATTGACCGAGCCCCTGGTCGAGGAAAACAATGCCATATTAACGGCGCTGACCACCATGCTAACCGACGCCCAGCTCACCGGTGAGTTGGCCTCTGACGCCGATCCGATGGACATGTTTAATGCGGTACTCGGCAGCGGCGTCGGTGTCGCCCTGTTCCAATATGGCTTACAGGCCGGCTCGCTAAAAAACTCGATGCGGGTGTTGGTTGAAATATTAGAAAACCAATTCTTTGCACAGCAAGAATAA
- a CDS encoding sterol desaturase family protein, with product MQLGFALWQYIAITLVGANVLYVGVGGAVHWWYYVKNKSNAKRWKIQSSKFLSKKLDREAMWLGLFNMNLASGAFGVIGWGVFEHGWSRLYYDFGSHGWDYTLLSMFLCWLFIETCAFYLHAGGHIGWFYKNIHSIHHRYSAPTFWTISAMHPLEWILHSSYIILPAFIIPMHLYVYGFVVAMTFVLGYWDHCGIKLPRIPLHGSNKFHDDHHKYFHVNFGFTCSLFDRIHNTIRRDGHHYTELSFNGGKGVVKKPEELGSNAVGPVVDY from the coding sequence ATGCAGCTTGGATTTGCTCTCTGGCAATATATTGCCATTACTTTGGTTGGGGCCAATGTCTTATACGTTGGTGTTGGCGGCGCGGTGCACTGGTGGTATTACGTTAAAAATAAAAGTAATGCCAAGCGTTGGAAGATTCAGTCGAGCAAGTTTTTATCGAAGAAGCTGGATCGCGAGGCGATGTGGCTGGGGCTGTTTAATATGAATCTGGCCTCCGGTGCCTTTGGTGTCATCGGCTGGGGCGTGTTCGAACACGGCTGGTCACGACTTTACTATGATTTTGGCAGCCACGGCTGGGATTACACGCTGCTGAGTATGTTTCTCTGCTGGCTGTTTATCGAGACCTGTGCTTTTTACCTGCATGCCGGTGGTCACATCGGCTGGTTTTATAAAAATATTCACTCGATACATCACCGTTACAGCGCGCCGACGTTCTGGACTATTTCGGCCATGCACCCACTGGAGTGGATACTGCATAGCTCTTATATTATCTTGCCGGCGTTTATTATTCCGATGCATTTATATGTCTATGGCTTTGTTGTGGCGATGACGTTTGTGCTGGGCTATTGGGATCACTGCGGCATCAAACTGCCCCGGATTCCGCTCCATGGCTCCAATAAATTTCACGATGATCACCATAAGTATTTCCATGTCAATTTCGGTTTCACCTGCAGCCTGTTCGACCGCATACACAACACCATACGCCGAGATGGCCACCACTACACCGAGTTGAGCTTCAACGGCGGTAAGGGGGTGGTGAAAAAACCAGAAGAGCTTGGCAGTAATGCTGTCGGCCCCGTCGTCGATTACTAA
- a CDS encoding DUF7802 domain-containing protein: MSEHISYAMNNAEATNALVYFNSPAMIKDWSFLAIEWLLIIGFVLTVVHAIRYSRQHQTPAAIYTLVGALLYGLAMDIISYYTVENFWHGEFSVMFLYNRLPLYIALFYPTFMYHIYMTIRRFDFSPAVEAISAGFMAGTLYLIFDNIGPQLGWWIWDRADPSTLPYVDSVPLTSYHWFFMFMIAFAFIARKVCWQWPEQDASKVKLYSGIALMPITVIVLGSVLFIPYNLFSKGVPPWDMLPWDKSLVGAAVFHCLSFTAAGFVYLLNYRRSSQPRDTLLMIFPLAFITGHLYVYIANFSLFFNLTGDGLTTEGLAIGNLPAVLVAIVVGTAMILYANQPTKD; encoded by the coding sequence ATGAGCGAACATATTTCCTATGCGATGAATAACGCCGAGGCGACCAATGCATTGGTGTATTTTAACTCGCCGGCGATGATAAAGGATTGGTCTTTCTTGGCGATCGAATGGCTGCTGATTATCGGCTTCGTATTAACGGTTGTACATGCGATTCGTTACAGTCGCCAGCATCAAACACCGGCGGCGATTTACACCCTGGTTGGTGCGTTATTGTACGGCCTGGCGATGGATATAATTTCCTATTACACGGTGGAAAACTTCTGGCACGGTGAGTTCTCGGTGATGTTTTTGTACAACCGTTTGCCGTTGTATATCGCCTTGTTTTATCCGACGTTTATGTATCATATCTACATGACTATTCGGCGCTTTGACTTCTCGCCGGCGGTGGAAGCAATCAGTGCCGGCTTTATGGCGGGAACCCTATATTTAATATTCGACAATATTGGCCCTCAGTTAGGCTGGTGGATTTGGGATCGCGCCGACCCCAGCACCTTGCCCTATGTCGATAGTGTGCCGCTGACCAGCTATCACTGGTTTTTCATGTTTATGATTGCCTTCGCCTTTATAGCCCGCAAGGTCTGTTGGCAGTGGCCTGAGCAAGACGCCAGCAAGGTGAAGCTGTACAGTGGTATTGCCTTGATGCCGATCACGGTGATTGTTCTGGGTTCGGTGTTGTTTATCCCCTATAACCTGTTTTCCAAGGGGGTGCCGCCCTGGGATATGTTGCCCTGGGATAAGTCGTTAGTCGGGGCGGCTGTTTTTCACTGCCTGAGCTTCACTGCCGCGGGGTTTGTATACTTACTCAATTATCGGCGCTCGTCGCAGCCTCGGGACACCTTGCTAATGATCTTCCCGCTGGCGTTTATTACCGGTCATTTATATGTCTATATCGCCAATTTTAGTCTGTTCTTTAATCTGACAGGCGATGGCTTAACCACAGAGGGCTTGGCAATCGGTAATTTACCGGCTGTATTGGTGGCAATCGTCGTTGGCACGGCGATGATTTTGTACGCTAATCAGCCGACTAAAGACTAG
- a CDS encoding TonB-dependent receptor family protein codes for MQLRPLVLAIAMVSSASAMAEAETTKKDQYYLEEVTIIGSKSNAQTAAGSATVLDSEDLAVFNFTDINQVLADVPGVYAAAEEGFGLRPNIGIRGSGTERSGKVTMMEDGVLVAPAPYSNPEAYYFPTTSRMSGVEVLKGAPLLAYGPATVGGAINFVSTPIPSEELAGSIKAEYGEYNSHRLLGNIGGSGDVYGWLIEGQQYGSDGFHDIDNSSNDTGFDKQDVMAKFRLNTPSDFGGMYQQLDFKLQYGEESSDQSYTGTTDADFDADPDRRYGLTAEDQMNNDRTAASINYLISVNDSLDVKALAYYAKYQRDWFKLNKINGGSIGGVIDDANNGDQGAQDILDGSAEADLRIKHNNREYTSQGIQLAADYRFNTSSISHQLNTGVRLHSDEMDRYQPEEDWYQDADGNLSYVGEHDNGEISGSNNRIETGDAISFWAVDTIAVNDKLNVTLALRYEDAETERKEYGDNNRDVLAKTRNNSVQEWLPGAAFTYQVNDAVQLLAGVHKGMALPSGGAKDGTDPELSMNYEFGGRYNSGDLSGELIGFYSDYENTVQNCSDANPCDSGATTGSYSLGESEVQGVEAVLAYNGLAAGGLTFPLSATYTYTDAEITTTADGGEYTKGDQIKYIPENQFALTAGVVANRWSSHLRANYVSSSCTETGCNQMADDTFSKTDDLFVIDFVARLDVAANTSTYVKVDNILDEQAIVSRSPYGARGNKPRTALVGVDFTF; via the coding sequence ATGCAATTACGCCCGCTTGTTTTAGCCATTGCCATGGTTAGTTCAGCCTCTGCTATGGCAGAAGCTGAAACCACTAAAAAAGATCAGTACTACCTCGAAGAAGTTACTATTATTGGCTCTAAGAGCAATGCCCAAACCGCGGCTGGCTCAGCAACAGTGTTAGACAGTGAAGATTTGGCGGTGTTTAATTTTACTGATATCAACCAAGTGTTAGCTGATGTCCCCGGCGTCTATGCTGCGGCGGAAGAAGGGTTTGGTTTGCGCCCCAATATCGGTATCCGTGGTTCGGGTACTGAGCGTAGCGGTAAGGTGACGATGATGGAAGATGGCGTCCTGGTTGCGCCGGCGCCTTACTCTAATCCAGAAGCCTATTACTTCCCGACCACCAGCAGAATGTCTGGCGTCGAAGTATTGAAGGGTGCCCCGTTATTAGCCTATGGCCCTGCTACCGTTGGTGGCGCGATTAACTTTGTCTCGACACCCATCCCCAGCGAAGAATTGGCCGGTAGCATCAAGGCGGAGTATGGCGAGTACAATAGCCACCGACTACTGGGTAATATTGGTGGCTCTGGTGATGTTTATGGCTGGTTGATCGAAGGTCAGCAATACGGCAGCGATGGTTTCCATGATATCGATAATTCCAGCAACGATACCGGTTTTGATAAGCAGGATGTGATGGCCAAGTTTCGCTTGAATACACCATCTGATTTCGGTGGCATGTATCAGCAGCTTGATTTCAAACTACAGTATGGCGAAGAGAGTTCTGATCAATCCTATACCGGCACCACCGATGCCGACTTCGATGCGGATCCGGATCGTCGTTACGGTTTGACCGCCGAAGATCAGATGAATAACGATCGCACTGCGGCCTCTATCAATTATTTGATCAGTGTTAACGACAGCTTAGATGTTAAGGCGTTAGCTTACTATGCCAAGTACCAGCGTGACTGGTTCAAGCTTAACAAAATTAACGGTGGTAGCATTGGCGGTGTTATCGATGATGCTAACAATGGTGACCAGGGGGCGCAGGATATTCTCGATGGCAGCGCAGAAGCCGACCTACGTATCAAGCACAATAACCGTGAATACACCTCGCAGGGTATTCAGTTGGCGGCGGATTATCGCTTCAATACCTCGTCTATCTCACACCAACTAAACACTGGCGTTAGATTGCACAGTGATGAGATGGATCGCTATCAGCCCGAGGAAGATTGGTATCAAGATGCCGACGGCAACTTAAGCTATGTTGGCGAACATGACAACGGCGAGATCAGCGGCAGCAACAACCGTATCGAAACCGGTGATGCAATCAGCTTCTGGGCCGTCGATACGATTGCGGTTAACGATAAGTTGAATGTGACGTTGGCATTGCGCTATGAAGATGCTGAAACCGAGCGTAAAGAATACGGCGATAACAACCGCGATGTACTGGCCAAGACACGTAATAACTCGGTGCAGGAATGGCTGCCAGGCGCTGCTTTCACCTACCAGGTCAACGATGCTGTTCAATTGTTAGCCGGCGTACACAAAGGTATGGCTCTGCCGAGTGGTGGTGCTAAAGACGGTACCGACCCTGAATTATCGATGAACTATGAGTTTGGTGGTCGTTACAACAGCGGTGACCTCAGCGGTGAGCTGATCGGCTTCTACAGCGACTATGAAAACACTGTGCAGAACTGTTCTGATGCCAACCCCTGTGACAGCGGTGCTACCACCGGTTCGTATAGCTTGGGTGAGTCTGAGGTTCAGGGTGTCGAGGCGGTATTGGCCTACAATGGCCTTGCCGCTGGCGGCCTAACGTTCCCGCTAAGCGCAACTTATACCTATACCGATGCAGAGATTACAACCACGGCCGATGGCGGCGAATATACTAAGGGTGATCAAATTAAGTATATTCCCGAAAATCAGTTCGCACTGACGGCCGGTGTTGTTGCCAACCGTTGGAGCAGCCATTTACGCGCCAACTACGTCAGCTCGAGCTGTACTGAAACGGGTTGTAATCAGATGGCTGACGATACTTTCAGCAAGACTGATGACTTGTTTGTCATCGACTTCGTCGCTCGCCTCGATGTCGCAGCTAACACCAGTACGTATGTTAAAGTGGATAACATCCTCGATGAACAGGCCATTGTTTCTCGTAGTCCGTATGGCGCTCGTGGTAATAAGCCTCGCACAGCCTTGGTCGGTGTTGACTTCACGTTCTAA
- a CDS encoding TetR/AcrR family transcriptional regulator, producing the protein MAKTKKSTDTLNRIIDAAIACYQRDGLQQTNLEGVAKYSGISRATVYRHANNKRQLLDRVIERESQQSLIELRKTLAGQSSLHGVVTESIIFIMQRRHHYPMQALLFGDESGNQQQGNLNPHELYQTTYQSLQHNYDQAKANGEVADNLSLEILSDWVSRLMHSLVSYPGEYGTDEAKLRHYLRVVVSPVLEPRQ; encoded by the coding sequence TTGGCAAAGACGAAGAAATCAACCGACACACTGAATAGAATCATCGATGCCGCCATCGCCTGCTATCAGCGCGACGGTTTGCAGCAGACCAATTTAGAGGGTGTTGCCAAATACAGCGGCATCAGCCGCGCCACCGTCTACCGACACGCCAACAATAAAAGGCAACTACTCGATAGGGTCATTGAGCGCGAGTCGCAGCAGTCGCTGATCGAGCTGAGAAAAACCCTGGCTGGCCAGTCCTCACTGCACGGCGTGGTCACCGAGAGTATTATCTTTATTATGCAGCGCCGCCACCACTACCCGATGCAGGCCCTGCTGTTCGGCGATGAGTCGGGCAACCAACAGCAGGGCAACTTAAATCCGCATGAGCTGTATCAGACCACCTATCAATCACTGCAGCACAATTACGACCAGGCCAAGGCCAACGGCGAGGTGGCTGACAATCTCAGCCTCGAAATCCTCAGTGACTGGGTCAGTCGGCTGATGCATTCACTGGTTAGCTACCCCGGGGAATACGGGACTGATGAGGCAAAGCTACGACACTACTTGCGTGTCGTTGTTAGCCCTGTGCTTGAGCCGAGGCAATAA
- a CDS encoding VOC family protein, translated as MNQHGQFGKVKQWGFLVKDLDKAMAFWTETLGVGPWWGYRNVSLESTFKGETNTVKMHVGLAFQNGVQIELIQQTNDVRSPYSEFKQTDKEQVMHQIAYFAPDIDDAVARAKATGMSELGVCTNMLGQRYYYMSNDDLGDLVVELMEVDDGFVADYERCAKEAEQWDGSEPYRLISL; from the coding sequence ATGAATCAGCACGGACAGTTTGGCAAGGTAAAACAGTGGGGCTTCTTGGTCAAAGACCTCGATAAGGCAATGGCTTTCTGGACCGAGACACTGGGCGTTGGGCCATGGTGGGGCTACCGTAATGTGTCGTTGGAATCGACGTTTAAGGGCGAGACCAACACGGTAAAAATGCATGTTGGGCTGGCGTTTCAAAACGGTGTACAGATCGAGTTAATTCAGCAAACCAACGATGTACGCTCTCCCTATAGTGAGTTTAAACAGACCGACAAAGAGCAGGTCATGCATCAAATTGCCTACTTTGCCCCCGACATTGATGATGCGGTTGCCCGTGCAAAGGCGACGGGCATGAGCGAGCTGGGTGTCTGCACCAATATGTTAGGCCAACGTTATTACTATATGAGTAACGATGACCTCGGTGACTTGGTGGTCGAATTGATGGAGGTCGATGACGGTTTTGTTGCCGACTATGAGCGCTGCGCCAAAGAGGCGGAACAGTGGGATGGCAGTGAGCCGTATCGATTAATCAGCTTATAA
- a CDS encoding FAD-binding protein: MDANNTAADFAVIDVTRVDHWHEEADVIVVGFGAAGSCAAIEAAEAGADVLVLERASGISGTTCAATGHFYLGGGTPPQRANGIDDSSEAMFDYLMANTPQPDEQKIRLYCEQSVEHFHWLTDQGVPFNNGFYRKKHFEQPTDECLIWSGNEKVWPISQQAKPAPRGHKVEKTGSEGGGLVMKHLTAKAQSSGVRFQHDAAVKNLLLDGDRVVGVSYSHFKEQRFVRAHKAVILAAGGFAMNQQMMDQYCPRLADPRVYKQGNPFDDGSGIELGMSVGGATEHMDGALITSPFYPPQELLFGIMVNNQGQRFINEDSYHARTAAACLAQPDDTVYLIADNDTFGRPELGMQELIDAWETVAEMEQDLQLPTGALQKTMADYNRAAENGSDPEQHKYKDWVKPLNNPPYAAIECSFGKSFYVGFTLGGLKVNVDGQVINQQQQVVDGLYAAGACASNIAQDGAGYSSGTCIGESTFFGRRAGRHAGQ; the protein is encoded by the coding sequence ATGGACGCTAATAATACAGCCGCGGATTTCGCCGTCATCGATGTGACACGGGTGGATCACTGGCACGAAGAGGCCGATGTGATTGTCGTCGGCTTTGGTGCCGCCGGCTCCTGCGCCGCCATTGAGGCAGCTGAGGCTGGCGCTGATGTGTTGGTGTTAGAGCGAGCCAGCGGCATCAGCGGCACCACCTGCGCCGCCACCGGCCATTTTTATCTAGGCGGTGGTACGCCGCCGCAACGGGCCAATGGCATCGATGACAGCAGCGAGGCCATGTTCGATTATTTGATGGCCAATACGCCGCAGCCCGATGAACAGAAAATTCGCCTCTACTGTGAACAGAGCGTTGAGCATTTTCACTGGCTGACAGACCAGGGCGTACCCTTTAATAATGGTTTTTATCGAAAAAAACATTTCGAGCAGCCCACCGATGAATGCTTGATCTGGTCGGGTAACGAGAAGGTCTGGCCAATCAGTCAGCAGGCCAAGCCCGCTCCCCGGGGCCACAAGGTAGAGAAAACCGGCAGCGAGGGTGGCGGCCTGGTAATGAAGCATTTAACCGCCAAAGCTCAATCGTCAGGGGTTAGGTTTCAACACGACGCGGCGGTAAAGAATTTGTTGCTCGATGGCGACCGTGTGGTCGGCGTCAGCTATAGCCACTTCAAAGAACAGCGCTTTGTCAGAGCTCACAAGGCGGTGATTCTTGCCGCCGGTGGCTTTGCCATGAATCAGCAGATGATGGATCAATACTGCCCGCGCCTCGCAGACCCACGAGTATATAAGCAGGGCAATCCCTTCGATGATGGCAGTGGTATTGAGCTCGGTATGTCGGTTGGCGGCGCCACCGAGCACATGGACGGCGCCTTAATAACCTCGCCGTTTTATCCACCGCAAGAGCTGTTGTTTGGCATTATGGTCAATAATCAGGGGCAGCGCTTTATTAACGAGGATTCTTACCACGCGCGTACCGCGGCGGCTTGTTTGGCACAGCCCGATGACACGGTGTATTTGATTGCCGATAACGACACCTTCGGCCGCCCAGAATTGGGTATGCAGGAGTTGATCGATGCCTGGGAAACAGTGGCGGAAATGGAGCAAGACCTGCAGTTACCCACAGGTGCGCTGCAAAAAACTATGGCTGATTACAACCGCGCCGCCGAGAACGGCAGCGACCCCGAGCAGCATAAATACAAGGACTGGGTAAAACCGTTGAATAATCCGCCTTACGCGGCCATCGAGTGCAGTTTCGGCAAGTCGTTCTATGTTGGTTTTACCCTTGGCGGGCTTAAGGTCAATGTCGATGGGCAGGTGATTAACCAGCAGCAGCAAGTGGTCGATGGCCTCTATGCAGCCGGTGCCTGCGCCTCGAACATCGCGCAGGACGGCGCCGGTTATTCCAGCGGCACCTGCATCGGCGAATCGACCTTTTTTGGCCGCCGCGCGGGGCGTCACGCGGGGCAATAA
- a CDS encoding NnrS family protein: MSQQGSPFLTIQEPKKNDKQGAKQRLNQRLASDGTLRDKASRPSTRLAISQQPLWDLPFRPWFLLAALSSVASIIAWSLWLNGRLAGDALGGLTPVIWHIHEMLFAFGATVAAGFLLTAAQTWTGKRGMNGTLLIVLSVVWLVVRALLISDNNHALIAAIVVQSVWWLAVIGYLGWMVVSSRNRRNYLFVPLLTTMMLLNIAVLYSDISGNSALALHLSRTAILLFGIIVGIVGGRVIPFFTGRGADQAKVTETPNLDRWILPTAILGTAVFFFGGILSLPLSPAILMIAAGTLHLIRLGYWDSWATRNTPLLWSLHLSYLALGLGLILLGLSYATDAIRFADALHLITVGTIGAMILAMMARVSLGHTGRPLKPHVSINIAFGLILLAAIARVLLPLLGQPLWAWDISAGLWITAFALFLWRYTPILLSQRHDKQQ, encoded by the coding sequence ATGAGCCAACAAGGTAGCCCATTTTTGACCATTCAAGAACCAAAGAAAAACGATAAACAGGGTGCCAAGCAGCGTCTGAACCAACGCTTGGCCAGCGACGGCACACTGCGCGACAAAGCCAGCCGCCCCTCTACCCGCCTAGCCATCAGCCAGCAGCCGCTGTGGGACCTGCCCTTCCGCCCGTGGTTTTTACTCGCCGCCCTGTCCTCTGTTGCCAGTATTATCGCCTGGTCACTGTGGCTAAACGGTCGACTCGCCGGCGACGCCCTCGGGGGCTTAACACCGGTGATCTGGCATATTCATGAAATGCTATTCGCCTTCGGCGCCACCGTCGCCGCCGGTTTTTTGCTCACCGCGGCCCAGACCTGGACCGGTAAGCGCGGTATGAACGGCACATTATTAATCGTCTTATCGGTAGTGTGGTTGGTTGTCAGAGCATTATTAATCAGCGATAACAACCATGCTCTCATCGCCGCCATCGTAGTGCAAAGCGTTTGGTGGCTGGCGGTGATTGGCTACCTCGGCTGGATGGTAGTCAGCAGTCGCAATCGAAGAAACTATCTGTTCGTGCCGCTGCTCACCACCATGATGCTGCTCAATATCGCCGTACTCTATAGCGATATCTCAGGCAACAGCGCGCTGGCGCTGCATCTATCCCGTACGGCAATCTTACTGTTCGGCATTATTGTCGGCATCGTCGGCGGCCGTGTTATCCCGTTCTTTACCGGCCGCGGCGCTGATCAGGCCAAGGTCACCGAGACACCGAACCTCGATCGCTGGATACTACCCACGGCTATTTTGGGCACGGCGGTATTCTTCTTCGGCGGCATACTATCGCTGCCGCTGTCTCCCGCGATCTTAATGATTGCCGCAGGTACACTGCACCTCATACGCCTGGGCTACTGGGACAGCTGGGCGACACGCAATACGCCGCTGCTGTGGTCGCTGCATCTATCGTATCTGGCACTGGGTCTTGGGTTGATTCTATTGGGCTTGAGCTATGCCACCGATGCCATCCGCTTTGCCGATGCGCTGCACCTGATCACTGTCGGCACGATTGGCGCAATGATTTTGGCGATGATGGCCCGAGTCTCCCTCGGCCATACCGGGCGGCCGCTAAAGCCGCACGTCAGCATCAATATCGCCTTTGGCTTAATCCTGCTGGCCGCCATCGCTCGAGTACTTCTGCCATTATTGGGCCAACCGCTGTGGGCCTGGGATATCAGCGCCGGCCTGTGGATAACCGCCTTTGCGCTGTTCCTCTGGCGCTATACACCGATCCTGCTAAGCCAGCGTCACGACAAACAACAATAG
- a CDS encoding SRPBCC family protein: MDKHPCTAVTTDFFNTCPYVFKAEVEVNATPERIFEYFEDAHSWTVWADPINKVEWTSPQPFGLGTTRTVHMQGGMTGWETFIAWERGKHMAFCFTEMSKPMNESFAEDYLVTDLGNGRCKVVWQMAMQPKGFSRFVTPLIAPIMRRMLQKWLNNFAELVNKDELVVSKPQQSAATTA, from the coding sequence ATGGACAAGCACCCCTGCACTGCGGTAACCACTGATTTCTTCAACACCTGCCCCTATGTATTTAAGGCAGAAGTTGAGGTCAACGCCACACCAGAGCGTATTTTTGAATACTTCGAAGATGCCCACTCGTGGACTGTCTGGGCCGACCCTATCAACAAGGTCGAGTGGACATCGCCACAACCGTTTGGCCTCGGCACCACTCGGACAGTGCATATGCAGGGCGGGATGACAGGCTGGGAAACCTTTATTGCCTGGGAGCGCGGCAAACATATGGCCTTTTGTTTCACCGAAATGAGCAAACCCATGAACGAGTCATTCGCCGAAGACTATCTCGTCACCGATCTCGGCAACGGCCGCTGCAAGGTTGTGTGGCAGATGGCAATGCAGCCCAAAGGCTTTAGTCGGTTTGTCACACCACTGATTGCCCCGATCATGCGTCGTATGCTGCAAAAATGGCTGAACAACTTTGCCGAACTGGTTAACAAGGATGAGTTGGTGGTTAGCAAACCGCAGCAAAGCGCTGCAACCACGGCTTAA